One region of Thalassophryne amazonica chromosome 16, fThaAma1.1, whole genome shotgun sequence genomic DNA includes:
- the gipc1 gene encoding PDZ domain-containing protein GIPC1 has protein sequence MPLGLGRRKKASPLVENEEAEPIRAGLNIPGMDSLDGGVVGLGEGATSEGLPPPPSSMRPRLIFHTQLAHGSPTGRIEGFSNVRELYAKIGEAFGISPSEVMFCTLNTHKVDMDKLLGGQIGLEDFIFAHIKGQRKEIEVFKGEDALGLTITDNGAGYAFIKRIREGSIIHQIQVINVGDMIESINGHRLIGCRHYEVAKMLKELPKGKDFTIKLVEPLKAFDMISQRSGGSRSASGIQVGTGRGTLRLRSKGPATVEELPSAFEEKAIEKVDDLLESYMGIRDSELAATMVELGKDKKNPDEFAEALDETLGDFAFPDEFVFDVWGAIGDAKVGRV, from the exons ATGCCTCTGGGCTTGGGAAGAAGGAAGAAGGCATCCCCGTTGGTCGAGAACGAGGAAGCTGAGCCAATCCGAGCTGGTCTCAATATCCCGGGTATGGACAGCCTAGATGGCGGTGTTGTTGGGCTGGGAGAAGGTGCCACCTCTGAAGGTTTACCACCTCCACCCAGCAGCATGCGGCCTCGCCTTATCTTCCACACCCAGCTGGCTCATGGCAGTCCTACGGGCCGCATTGAGGGCTTCAGCAATGTGCGGGAGCTCTATGCCAAAATTGGTGAGGCCTTTGGGATCTCCCCATCTGAG GTTATGTTTTGCACACTAAACACTCATAAGGTGGATATGGACAAACTGCTGGGAGGCCAAATTGGTTTAGAAGACTTTATATTTGCCCACATTAAAGGCCAGCGAAAGGAAATAGAGGTGTTCAAAGGGGAGGATGCGTTAGGATTGACGATCACTGATAACGGTGCTGGCTACGCTTTCATCAAG AGAATCCGTGAAGGCAGCATCATTCATCAGATCCAGGTCATCAACGTGGGTGACATGATTGAGTCAATCAATGGCCATCGGCTAATTGGCTGTCGGCACTATGAGGTGGCCAAGATGCTGAAGGAACTGCCCAAAGGAAAGGACTTCACCATCAAGCTGGTGGAACCACTCAAGGCCTTCG ATATGATCAGCCAGCGGTCCGGAGGGTCCAGATCGGCATCAGGGATTCAGGTGGGGACGGGCAGGGGCACACTGCGCCTCCGCTCCAAAGGCCCTGCTACTGTGGAGGAACTG CCTTCTGCATTTGAGGAAAAGGCCATTGAGAAAGTTGATGATCTGCTTGAGAGCTACATGGGCATCAGAGACAGCGAGCTGG CGGCTACCATGGTGGAACTGGGAAAGGACAAAAAGAACCCAGATGAGTTTGCCGAAGCATTAGATGAAACCTTGGGAGACTTTGCTTTTCCAGATGAGTTTGTTTTTGACGTCTGGGGTGCCATTGGAGACGCAAAAGTTGGGCGCGTGTGA
- the trim35-12 gene encoding tripartite motif-containing protein 35 has product MALRPRASSHPLKLSFFQTPKLTSVLRPRAISSRSMLEEDLSCPVCCEIFKDPVVLKCSHSFCRTCLQQFWNKKKARRECPTCRRKCSFTEPTVSLALKNVADTFLREQDQNTFTGGMGAQLQDLDVKCSTHGEVLKLFCLDDSEVLCCVCHTSKKHLGHRVCPLEEGAQDLKAELKKELIPLKKTLRCLYEAKQECDDTTVYMKNQTQATEKQITEEFEQLREFLQKEETARLAALREEEEEKLERVKKKSDSITRDILNFSHAVIAIENEIASSDALFLQNYANTKKRAQITHKEPENLPGVLINIAKHVSSLKYHVWEKMVDLVQYTPITLDPNTAYSWLSLSKDLTSVTNSGSLKQLPENPERFGHFVFVLGSEGFTSGSHAWEVEVGQKVDWMLGVVKESIDRKGRISGCPEGGFWMISYYEGEYSAMTRPNTSLTLEGELTRVRVQLDYESGEVIFSNPITMTAIYTFTDFFTEKLYPFFCPGANINGNNPSPLKICPAKVAVWNSTTW; this is encoded by the exons ATGGCGCTGCGTCCTCGTGCTTCATCCCACCCCTTGAAACTTTCCTTCTTCCAGACTCCTAAGTTGACTTCAGTCCTTCGACCCCGGGCAATTTCGTCACGCTCCATGCTGGAAGAGGACCTGTCGTGTCCTGTCTGCTGCGAGATCTTTAAGGACCCTGTGGTGCTCAAGTGCAGCCACAGCTTCTGCCGCACCTGTCTGCAGCAGTTTTGGAACAAAAAAAAGGCTAGACGGGAGTGTCCAACCTGCAGGAGGAAGTGTTCCTTCACAGAGCCCACAGTCAGCTTGGCCCTGAAGAATGTGGCTGACACCTTCCTGAGAGAACAGGATCAAAACACATTCACAGGTGGGATGGGGGCCCAACTGCAGGATTTGGACGTGAAGTGCTCCACACATGGGGAAGTTCTGAAACTCTTCTGTCTGGATGACTCAGAAGTCCTTTGTTGTGTGTGTCACACCTCCAAAAAGCACCTTGGCCACCGAGTGTGTCCTTTGGAAGAGGGAGCTCAGGACCTCAAG GCAGAGCTGAAGAAAGAACTGATTCCACTGAAGAAAACCTTGCGTTGCCTGTATGAAGCCAAACAGGAGtgtgatgacacaactgtgtacATGAAG AACCAGACTCAAGCTAcagaaaagcagatcacagaggaGTTTGAACAGCTTCGGGAGTTCCTCCAGAAGGAGGAGACTGCTCGTCTTGCTGCTCtgcgtgaggaggaggaggagaagctgGAGCGAGTAAAGAAGAAGTCAGACAGCATCACGAGGGATATCCTCAACTTCTCTCATGCTGTTATTGCCATTGAGAATGAGATTGCGTCCAGTGATGCTCTCTTCCTTCAG AATTATGCCAACACAAAGAAGAG AGCACAAATCACTCATAAGGAGCCAGAAAACTTGCCAGGAGTTCTGATAAATATAGCCAAGCATGTCAGCTCACTCAAGTACCATGTTTGGGAGAAGATGGTAGACCTTGTCCAGTACA CACCAATCACCCTGGACCCCAACACTGCTTACTCCTGGTTGTCCCTTTCCAAAGATCTGACCAGTGTGACCAACAGTGGATCCCTGAAGCAGCTCCCAGAAAATCCTGAACGTTTTGGCcactttgtgtttgtgttgggcTCAGAGGGCTTCACTTCAGGAAGTCATGCGTGGGAGGTGGAGGTGGGACAGAAGGTGGACTGGATGCTTGGGGTTGTCAAGGAGTCCATTGATAGGAAAGGTCGTATCTCAGGGTGCCCGGAGGGTGGTTTTTGGATGATTTCATATTATGAGGGCGAGTACTCAGCCATGACGAGGCCCAACACCTCACTGACCCTGGAAGGAGAGCTGACACGAGTAAGAGTACAGTTGGACTACGAGTCCGGAGAGGTGATCTTCTCCAACCCTATCACCATGACAGCAATATACACCTTTACGGACTTCTTCACTGAGAAGCTGTATCCCTTCTTCTGTCCTGGAGCCAACATTAATGGGAATAACCCCAGTCCGCTTAAGATCTGCCCAGCCAAAGTGGCTGTGTGGAACAGCACCACCTGGTGA